A stretch of the uncultured Desulfobacter sp. genome encodes the following:
- a CDS encoding IMP cyclohydrolase — translation MSTDLKKMYKTIMDDHFTPAMEISFVNGDSRQTLFYEKVSWVIDGVEKGLRYGENPGQEAALYKLVNGNLALGDAKTIVAGKHLVSDIELLQSGKHPGKTNLTDADNSLNILRYFTDTPCAVIVKHNNPCGAARADSLEQAYAKAYMADRIAAFGGCIALNKAVDKATAEGIADQYAEVVVAPEFEDGVIEILGRRKNLRVIRINAMDKLQSFVGERVVDFKSLMDGGIVAQWSFVPTTLKKEDLFIASTEYKGTTYKVDRVPTDQEYEDLLFGWLVESGITSNSVIYVKDNCTVGIGTGEQDRVGVAEIAVDKAYRKLCDRYCFERYNTPFANLTDEDKRAEIEADVAKEKGGLIGSSMISDAFFPFRDGIDVGLRQGVKAVIQPGGSMNDYQSIEACNEFGASMVYTGQRSFKH, via the coding sequence ATGAGCACAGATCTTAAAAAAATGTACAAAACCATCATGGATGACCATTTTACGCCGGCCATGGAGATCTCCTTTGTGAATGGCGACAGTCGGCAGACCCTGTTTTATGAAAAGGTCTCCTGGGTTATTGACGGCGTGGAAAAAGGCCTTCGTTACGGAGAGAATCCGGGCCAGGAGGCCGCATTGTACAAGTTGGTTAATGGCAATTTAGCACTGGGGGATGCAAAAACCATCGTGGCGGGCAAACATCTGGTGTCCGATATTGAACTGCTGCAGTCCGGCAAACACCCGGGTAAAACCAATTTGACAGATGCCGACAACTCCTTGAATATCCTAAGGTATTTTACCGATACCCCTTGTGCAGTCATTGTCAAGCATAACAACCCCTGCGGGGCTGCCCGGGCGGACAGTTTGGAACAGGCCTATGCCAAAGCCTATATGGCAGACCGTATCGCGGCATTTGGCGGGTGTATTGCCCTGAACAAAGCCGTGGACAAAGCAACAGCCGAAGGCATTGCCGACCAGTATGCCGAAGTGGTGGTGGCCCCGGAGTTTGAAGATGGGGTGATTGAGATTCTGGGGCGGCGCAAAAATTTGCGTGTGATTCGGATCAACGCCATGGACAAGCTGCAATCCTTTGTTGGTGAGCGTGTGGTGGATTTTAAAAGCCTTATGGACGGGGGTATTGTGGCTCAGTGGTCTTTTGTGCCCACGACACTTAAAAAAGAAGATCTTTTCATTGCGTCCACAGAATACAAGGGAACAACTTATAAAGTGGACCGGGTACCCACAGACCAGGAATACGAAGATCTGCTTTTTGGCTGGTTGGTGGAATCCGGGATTACCTCCAATTCGGTAATATATGTCAAGGACAACTGCACCGTGGGGATTGGAACCGGTGAACAGGACCGGGTGGGTGTTGCGGAAATTGCCGTGGACAAGGCCTATCGCAAATTGTGTGACCGGTATTGCTTTGAACGCTACAATACCCCTTTTGCCAACTTGACCGATGAAGATAAAAGAGCCGAGATTGAAGCAGATGTAGCAAAAGAAAAGGGCGGGCTCATTGGTTCTTCCATGATCTCAGATGCTTTTTTCCCATTCCGGGACGGCATTGATGTGGGGTTGCGGCAGGGAGTCAAAGCGGTTATTCAGCCTGGTGGTTCCATGAACGATTATCAGTCCATTGAGGCCTGCAATGAATTCGGTGCGAGTATGGTATATACAGGGCAGCGTAGTTTTAAACACTAA
- a CDS encoding carbon starvation protein A → MNALLIMILSFAGYLIMYNLYGRYIGKKIFNLTQEAGVPAVEMEDGVDYVPTKKEVIFGHHFTSIAGTGPIVGPAVAIIWGWVPALIWVFVGSIFMGAVHDFGALIISMRNQGKSIADYTAKYVNNRTRFFFFLIVFLELWIVIAVFGLVIAIVFSMYPQSVLPVWCEVVIAVLLGHAVYKQGKSIMVWSIIAVIAMYVTVAIGIYLPFKMPEIAGIPATGVWSIILLIYAFIASVLPVTTLLQPRDFINSHQLLIAMALLIAGVFVSAFGSNLEIVAPAVQLTPEKAPPMWPFLFITIACGAISGFHSLVSSGTSAKQVRYETDSLFVGYGSMLLEGALAVLVIISVAAGIGMGYPTKDGQILTGVAAWTTHYSSWAAAAGLGSKISAFVDGSANMISSMGIPTSLCVAVMGVFVASFAGTTLDTATRIQRYIISELFSNLKLDFLTGKYTATFLAVATALVLAFATGAGGKGALKLWPMFGAVNQTLAGLALIIIAAYLKTQGGIKWMVAGIPAIAMMVLTIWALILNQTTFGASHNALLQTVNGISLLLAVWIFIEGLIKIATVKADVND, encoded by the coding sequence ATGAACGCTCTGTTAATCATGATCCTATCCTTTGCAGGCTATCTTATCATGTACAACCTTTACGGTCGATACATCGGAAAAAAAATATTTAATCTAACCCAGGAGGCAGGCGTCCCTGCCGTAGAGATGGAAGACGGGGTGGATTACGTACCCACTAAAAAAGAGGTGATTTTCGGGCATCACTTTACTTCTATTGCCGGCACAGGACCCATTGTAGGACCCGCCGTTGCCATTATATGGGGTTGGGTGCCCGCCTTGATCTGGGTTTTTGTGGGCAGTATTTTTATGGGTGCGGTCCATGACTTTGGCGCATTAATCATCTCCATGAGAAACCAGGGAAAATCCATTGCCGATTATACAGCTAAGTATGTAAACAACCGAACCCGGTTTTTTTTCTTTTTAATTGTCTTTCTTGAACTGTGGATCGTTATTGCGGTATTCGGCCTTGTTATTGCCATTGTGTTCAGTATGTACCCGCAGTCCGTCTTGCCGGTATGGTGCGAGGTTGTCATCGCTGTTCTATTGGGCCATGCGGTATACAAACAAGGCAAAAGCATCATGGTCTGGTCAATCATTGCAGTAATTGCCATGTACGTCACTGTTGCCATCGGTATATATCTTCCCTTTAAAATGCCGGAAATTGCAGGGATTCCCGCCACGGGGGTCTGGAGCATCATTTTGTTGATTTACGCCTTTATCGCATCAGTTCTTCCGGTGACCACCTTGTTGCAGCCCCGGGACTTTATTAACTCCCACCAGCTTTTGATCGCCATGGCCCTTTTGATTGCAGGCGTTTTTGTTTCAGCCTTCGGCAGCAACCTTGAAATTGTTGCACCGGCGGTTCAACTCACCCCTGAAAAAGCGCCCCCAATGTGGCCCTTTCTTTTCATCACAATTGCCTGCGGCGCCATCTCAGGCTTCCATTCTCTGGTCTCATCCGGCACCTCTGCCAAACAGGTACGGTATGAAACAGACTCCCTTTTTGTGGGCTATGGTTCCATGCTGTTAGAAGGCGCACTTGCGGTGCTGGTTATTATCTCCGTTGCCGCCGGCATCGGTATGGGGTATCCCACCAAAGACGGGCAGATACTGACCGGTGTGGCAGCCTGGACCACCCACTATTCATCCTGGGCTGCAGCAGCAGGTCTTGGCTCCAAAATCAGCGCCTTTGTCGATGGTTCCGCTAATATGATTTCTTCTATGGGGATACCCACAAGCCTTTGCGTTGCTGTTATGGGCGTATTTGTAGCCTCATTTGCCGGCACCACCCTGGACACCGCCACCCGCATCCAGCGGTACATCATTTCAGAGCTGTTTTCCAATTTAAAGCTTGACTTTCTTACAGGCAAATACACAGCGACCTTCCTGGCCGTTGCCACAGCTTTGGTTCTGGCCTTTGCCACTGGCGCCGGGGGCAAAGGCGCGCTTAAACTGTGGCCGATGTTCGGTGCGGTAAACCAGACCCTGGCCGGACTTGCCTTGATTATCATTGCTGCCTATCTAAAAACACAAGGCGGTATCAAGTGGATGGTGGCGGGTATCCCGGCCATTGCCATGATGGTGTTGACCATCTGGGCGCTCATTTTAAATCAAACCACATTTGGCGCCAGTCACAACGCGCTGCTGCAGACAGTGAACGGCATCAGTCTTTTGCTGGCGGTCTGGATTTTCATCGAAGGCCTGATTAAAATTGCAACGGTGAAAGCTGATGTAAACGATTAA